From the genome of Miscanthus floridulus cultivar M001 chromosome 10, ASM1932011v1, whole genome shotgun sequence, one region includes:
- the LOC136486316 gene encoding G-type lectin S-receptor-like serine/threonine-protein kinase SRK yields MDCEVNKYNFLEQMLLDANQKPTDLPLSLLKTITNNFSEDRKIGSGGFAVVYEGILHSGSVSVKRLSQAINMDENNFNKEVTNLVKHQNVVRFVGYCADTQGKVEKYGGKMVMADVQQRLLCFEFLPNGSLDKHINNGLEWRTCYQIIKGLCHGLHYLHQQNIVHLDLKPANILLDCNMVPKISDFGLSRCFEEKQTRAVTAEVVGTLGYMAQEFINSGVITIKSDIIILTDQKGIFGLKVYLKVGVLGWKCHMEVYGWNM; encoded by the exons ATGGACTGTGAAGTCAATAAGTACAATTTCTTAGAGCAAATGCTGCTTGATGCAAATCAAAAGCCCACAGACCTACCACTGTCACTTCTAAAGACCATCACGAATAATTTCTCTGAAGATCGAAAAATTGGCAGTGGTGGATTTGCAGTTGTCTACGAG GGAATACTTCATAGTGGGTCAGTCTCTGTGAAAAGGCTGTCTCAAGCAATCAATATGGACGAGAATAACTTCAACAAAGAGGTTACTAATCTAGTGAAGCACCAGAACGTAGTTCGCTTCGTAGGATATTGTGCTGACACACAAGGAAAAGTCGAGAAGTACGGCGGGAAAATGGTCATGGCCGACGTACAACAAAGGTTACTCTGCTTTGAGTTCCTACCAAATGGGAGTCTTGATAAACATATCAATAATG GACTTGAGTGGAGGACATGCTATCAAATAATTAAGGGACTTTGCCACGGTTTACATTATCTTCACCAGCAGAATATTGTTCATCTAGATCTGAAACCTGCAAATATACTGCTCGATTGTAACATGGTGCctaaaatttctgattttggttTGTCAAGGTGCTTTGAGGAAAAACAAACACGAGCAGTTACTGCAGAAGTGGTCGGAACGCT GGGATATATGGCACAAGAATTCATCAACAGTGGAGTAATCACAATCAAATCAGACATAATAATATTGACAGACCAGAAGGGAATCTTCGGACTGAAAGT GTACTTGAAAGTTGGAGTACTAGGTTGGAAATGTCACATGGAGGTATATGGTTGGAACATGTAA
- the LOC136488112 gene encoding uncharacterized protein, with the protein MGNYFQNYRNTGFADSVVAATEIALEMGVEASFLVKRRSVRKKQFDETECNEAILQAEKDFETFYFLVMVDMAISSLKSRFKELQSFNEKFGFLMNSTSLKAMDGADLKDHCIKFAKTFSSDGSSDVDVNDMISELAVMQSTLPDKPMSAMEIFEFVT; encoded by the coding sequence ATGGGGAATTACTTTCAGAACTACAGAAATACTGGGTTTGCTGATAGTGTGGTTGCTGCCACAGAAATAGCACTTGAAATGGGAGTAGAGGCATCATTTCTAGTAAAGCGTCGTTCTGTTAGGAAGAAACAATTTGATGAAACTGAATGCAATGAAGCTATCTTGCAAGCTGAGAAGGATTttgaaactttttattttttggtTATGGTTGATATGGCAATTAGTTCATTGAAAAGCAGATTTAAAGAACTACAGTCATTCAATGAAAAATTCGGATTTCTAATGAATTCAACATCCTTGAAGGCAATGGATGGTGCTGATCTAAAAGACCATTGCATTAAATTTGCAAAAACTTTCTCTTCAGATGGTTCATCGGATGTTGATGTAAATGACATGATTTCTGAGTTAGCTGTTATGCAGTCTACTCTGCCAGATAAGCCAATGTCTgctatggagatttttgagtttgtcACATAA